A single window of Desulfovibrio sp. G11 DNA harbors:
- the folK gene encoding 2-amino-4-hydroxy-6-hydroxymethyldihydropteridine diphosphokinase, translated as MPENSPGKEFQAYVCLGSNCANAEEMLVRARQKLAALPRMRTGAASALYCTEPQGYANQSWFFNQVIELFPGASWTPCSLVDALLDIEADLGRVRSADPALRFGPRAIDVDLLLFGQIGSENPHCLVPHPRLTQRAFALVPLLDVAPHAVIDGLPATEWLSRLQYKKEGQRIFQ; from the coding sequence ATGCCCGAAAATTCGCCGGGAAAAGAATTCCAGGCTTACGTATGCCTTGGATCCAACTGTGCAAATGCGGAAGAGATGCTGGTACGCGCCCGGCAGAAGTTGGCCGCCTTGCCGCGCATGCGTACAGGAGCAGCGTCGGCTCTCTACTGCACCGAGCCACAGGGCTACGCGAACCAGTCCTGGTTTTTCAACCAGGTGATAGAGCTTTTTCCCGGTGCCTCCTGGACGCCGTGTTCTCTTGTGGATGCCCTGCTGGATATTGAGGCAGATCTTGGCCGGGTACGCAGCGCTGATCCGGCGCTCCGCTTCGGACCGAGAGCCATTGATGTCGATCTGCTGCTGTTCGGGCAGATAGGCAGCGAAAACCCTCACTGCCTTGTGCCGCATCCCCGCCTGACCCAAAGGGCTTTTGCCCTTGTACCACTGCTTGATGTTGCCCCGCATGCCGTTATTGACGGTTTGCCTGCAACGGAATGGCTCTCGCGCCTGCAGTACAAAAAGGAAGGGCAGAGAATT
- the xerD gene encoding site-specific tyrosine recombinase XerD, translated as MIKQDTAPSFLCPLAPLLPLWQDYLLAQRGLSPQTVASYGQDLENFFLFRQELAQGEAGSPQPDEQEIFLYLAWLRARQNTGRTLARRLSALRAFFDFAVQENAIKNNPAQLLDNPKLPQHLPEVLSRDEMESLLARPDLRDRGGQRDRCILELLYAAGLRVSELCDLCLPDLDLQRGLVRVFGKGAKERLVPLHDLMQNMLENYIRDWRPAFSPTGNQLFVNRSGRALTRQYIWKMVKKYALEAGIRRPVSPHTFRHSFATHLLEGGADLRAVQLLLGHADISATEIYTHVQAERLRSIHRKFHPRSQM; from the coding sequence ATGATCAAACAAGACACGGCCCCATCATTCCTCTGTCCGCTGGCCCCTCTGTTGCCGCTATGGCAGGATTATCTGCTGGCCCAACGGGGGCTGTCGCCCCAGACCGTTGCCTCTTACGGGCAAGACCTTGAAAATTTTTTCCTTTTTCGTCAGGAACTGGCCCAGGGCGAAGCAGGAAGTCCCCAACCAGATGAACAGGAAATTTTCCTCTATCTGGCATGGTTGCGCGCCCGGCAGAACACAGGACGGACATTGGCGCGCCGCCTTTCAGCATTGCGGGCTTTTTTTGATTTTGCCGTACAGGAAAACGCCATAAAAAATAATCCTGCGCAATTGCTGGACAATCCAAAACTGCCCCAACACCTGCCCGAAGTACTGAGCCGGGATGAAATGGAATCCCTGCTGGCACGGCCCGATCTGCGTGACAGGGGCGGCCAGCGCGACCGCTGCATACTCGAACTGCTCTATGCCGCTGGCCTGCGGGTGTCTGAACTGTGCGATCTGTGTTTGCCCGATCTGGACCTTCAGCGCGGATTGGTACGTGTTTTCGGCAAGGGAGCCAAAGAACGCCTTGTGCCGCTGCATGATCTTATGCAGAACATGCTTGAAAATTACATCCGTGATTGGCGCCCGGCTTTTTCACCCACAGGCAACCAGCTTTTCGTCAATCGTTCCGGCCGTGCGCTGACACGGCAGTATATCTGGAAGATGGTAAAAAAATACGCTCTGGAGGCAGGCATACGCCGCCCGGTTTCTCCCCATACATTCCGTCATTCTTTTGCCACACACCTGCTTGAAGGCGGCGCGGACCTGCGGGCGGTGCAATTGCTGCTCGGTCATGCCGACATCAGCGCCACAGAAATATATACCCATGTACAGGCAGAGCGCCTGCGTAGCATCCACCGCAAATTCCACCCCCGGAGCCAGATGTGA
- a CDS encoding CBS domain-containing protein: MSAAKATLITCHANADFDAFAAMLAARHLYSPHVLLFPGSQERGLQKLYATLDTRAYNFAASAELDWDSFDRLVLVDTRQRGRVSHVAPLLDRPDVHVEIWDHHPESGDDITPDRLYFASIGSVTSLIVQHLREAGIRLEAEDATLLGLGIYGDTGSFTYSSTTTADFEAAAWLLGQGMEVNRINDLAAHELTSLHIQALNSLLESAQSYTINGTQVVLAEASMEHYLGDFAYLAHRLMEMEKFIVLFAIGLMGDRIQVVARSRSDTVNVGDICAALGGGGHVYAASASVRHMTLHEVRDAILRQLYAQAQPDKTAREYMSSPAVGVESTATIRQADELMLHFGLKAVPVFIPSTRRCEGLLDAQTASRASAHGLGNARVEDYMQRRIQTLPPEAVLKDLTAAIVGARQRLVPIVENEDVIGVVTRTDLINVFAHEPGNLPVLKHSSSKERHVGKLIQDRLPASAKNLLHLAGRLGRDLGLPVYAVGGFVRDLLLNRANQDIDLVVEGNGIALAKALAAELGGRVREHQEFLTSVVIFKDAEGRESRIDVATARLEYYEYPAALPTVELSSIKMDLFRRDFSINALAVRLDSTPFGQLVDFFGGQRDIKERIIRVLHTLSFVEDPTRCLRAVRFEQRYDFRIGAGSEKLIKNAMGLKLMDRLSGPRLFHEFKLICDEENPLACLERLDQLGILPAIAQQLALTPGKRKILEELQDMLSWYRLLYFEKMPQPWLVYFLGLCHGLPYVETSVLYRRMGLPENKRNDILGQREQMRTVRGRLENRQKRQGVQEFKVSVLHGLLAPLSLESLLYLMAETNDEGLQKNLSRYITQWRHEKVDITGEDLKNMGLSPGPLFSQILRAVLQAKLDGETPGREEQLALARSLARNRTKDEGKKLAAAERNN; encoded by the coding sequence GTGAGTGCTGCCAAAGCCACGCTGATAACCTGCCATGCCAATGCGGACTTTGACGCCTTCGCCGCCATGCTGGCCGCCCGCCACCTGTACAGCCCGCACGTGCTGCTTTTTCCGGGCAGTCAGGAACGTGGACTGCAAAAACTTTACGCCACTCTTGATACCAGAGCCTATAATTTTGCCGCCAGCGCGGAGCTGGACTGGGATTCATTTGACCGACTGGTACTGGTGGATACGCGCCAGCGCGGCAGGGTCAGCCATGTGGCCCCGTTGCTGGATCGACCGGATGTACATGTGGAAATATGGGATCACCATCCGGAATCCGGCGATGACATCACCCCCGACAGGCTATATTTTGCCTCCATAGGTTCTGTCACAAGCCTTATAGTGCAGCACCTGCGCGAAGCCGGAATCCGCCTTGAAGCAGAAGATGCCACCCTGCTGGGACTCGGCATTTATGGCGACACCGGCTCCTTCACTTACTCATCCACCACAACGGCGGACTTTGAAGCTGCCGCATGGCTGCTTGGTCAGGGCATGGAAGTCAACCGCATAAATGATCTGGCTGCCCATGAGCTGACCAGCCTGCATATACAGGCGCTCAACAGCCTTCTGGAATCGGCACAGTCCTACACCATTAACGGAACCCAAGTGGTTCTGGCCGAAGCCTCCATGGAGCATTATCTGGGCGACTTTGCCTATCTTGCGCACCGGCTTATGGAAATGGAGAAATTCATTGTCCTTTTTGCCATCGGCCTCATGGGAGATCGTATACAGGTTGTGGCCCGCAGCCGCAGCGATACTGTCAACGTGGGCGATATCTGCGCGGCTCTGGGCGGCGGCGGGCATGTCTATGCGGCCTCGGCCTCTGTGCGGCACATGACCCTGCATGAAGTGCGCGACGCCATTCTGAGGCAGCTCTACGCACAGGCACAGCCTGACAAGACAGCGCGCGAATACATGTCATCCCCTGCTGTAGGTGTGGAATCCACAGCGACCATACGTCAGGCAGATGAACTGATGCTGCACTTCGGCCTCAAGGCAGTACCTGTCTTCATACCCAGTACACGCAGGTGCGAGGGGCTACTGGACGCCCAGACTGCCTCGCGCGCCAGCGCCCACGGGCTTGGAAACGCCAGAGTGGAAGACTATATGCAACGGCGCATCCAAACCCTGCCGCCGGAAGCGGTGCTCAAAGACCTTACTGCAGCCATTGTCGGCGCACGACAACGCCTGGTACCGATTGTCGAAAATGAAGATGTCATCGGCGTTGTGACGCGTACCGACCTTATCAATGTTTTCGCCCACGAACCCGGAAACCTGCCCGTTCTGAAGCATTCCTCCAGCAAGGAGCGACATGTGGGCAAGCTCATACAGGACCGTTTGCCCGCTTCTGCCAAAAACCTGCTCCATCTGGCAGGCCGGCTTGGTCGTGACCTGGGCCTGCCCGTCTATGCTGTAGGCGGCTTTGTTCGTGATCTTCTGCTCAACAGGGCCAATCAGGATATCGACCTGGTGGTAGAGGGCAACGGCATTGCCCTGGCCAAGGCCCTGGCCGCAGAGCTTGGTGGCAGAGTGCGCGAACATCAGGAATTTCTGACTTCGGTAGTCATCTTCAAAGATGCCGAAGGCCGCGAATCGCGTATTGATGTGGCTACCGCCCGGCTTGAGTATTATGAGTATCCCGCTGCCTTGCCTACAGTGGAGCTGTCTTCCATTAAAATGGACCTGTTCCGGCGTGATTTTTCCATAAATGCTTTGGCGGTGCGTCTGGACAGCACTCCATTCGGACAGCTCGTGGACTTTTTCGGCGGCCAAAGAGATATAAAAGAGCGCATTATACGCGTACTTCATACCCTGAGCTTTGTTGAAGACCCCACACGCTGCCTGCGGGCCGTGCGTTTTGAACAGCGCTATGATTTTCGTATAGGGGCAGGTTCAGAAAAGCTTATTAAAAATGCTATGGGGCTCAAGCTGATGGACAGGCTCAGCGGGCCGCGGCTTTTTCATGAATTCAAGCTGATTTGTGATGAAGAGAACCCACTGGCCTGCCTTGAACGGTTGGACCAACTGGGCATACTGCCGGCCATCGCACAACAGTTGGCGCTTACGCCAGGGAAGAGAAAGATACTCGAAGAACTTCAGGACATGCTGTCCTGGTACCGCCTTTTATACTTCGAAAAAATGCCTCAACCCTGGCTCGTATACTTTCTCGGGCTTTGCCATGGCCTGCCCTATGTGGAAACATCCGTACTTTACCGCCGGATGGGGCTACCTGAGAACAAAAGAAACGATATCCTTGGTCAACGGGAACAGATGCGCACCGTGAGAGGACGCCTGGAAAACCGACAAAAACGCCAAGGCGTGCAGGAGTTCAAGGTGAGCGTCCTTCATGGGCTGCTGGCCCCCCTGTCGCTGGAATCCCTGCTCTACCTTATGGCCGAAACCAACGACGAGGGGCTGCAAAAAAATCTGTCCCGCTATATTACCCAGTGGCGTCACGAAAAAGTGGACATCACCGGCGAGGATCTCAAAAATATGGGCCTGTCGCCCGGACCTCTTTTCAGCCAAATACTGCGCGCGGTGCTTCAGGCCAAGCTTGACGGCGAGACGCCGGGGCGGGAAGAACAACTGGCCCTTGCACGCAGTCTGGCCCGCAACAGAACAAAAGACGAAGGAAAAAAGCTTGCAGCAGCCGAGCGCAACAATTGA
- a CDS encoding HIT family protein, translating to MKQLWAPWRIEYILGPKPDTCVFCLPAGPQEDEQRLVLYRGRHAFVIMNKFPYNNGHLMVCPYRHVMNIADLDTTETHEIMDLLQICATILKKHFNCEGINIGLNQGEAAGAGIREHMHFHLVPRWNGDSSFMAVFDEVRTMPEHLRRSYAALKPYFTNGALAGEPYSAGSSPHQEGCSPQRNS from the coding sequence ATGAAACAATTGTGGGCACCTTGGCGTATTGAGTACATTCTTGGACCAAAGCCGGACACCTGTGTGTTCTGTCTTCCCGCCGGCCCCCAGGAGGACGAACAGCGCCTCGTCCTTTACAGGGGGCGGCATGCCTTTGTCATCATGAACAAGTTTCCGTATAATAACGGGCATCTTATGGTTTGTCCTTACAGGCATGTCATGAACATTGCCGACCTGGACACCACTGAAACACATGAAATTATGGATCTTCTTCAAATATGCGCCACAATATTAAAGAAACACTTTAACTGTGAAGGTATCAATATCGGCCTTAATCAGGGCGAAGCTGCCGGAGCTGGAATCAGGGAACACATGCATTTTCACCTGGTCCCGCGTTGGAACGGAGACTCGTCCTTCATGGCGGTCTTTGACGAAGTGCGTACAATGCCTGAACACCTAAGACGCAGCTATGCGGCGTTGAAACCATATTTCACGAATGGCGCTTTGGCTGGGGAGCCATACAGCGCCGGTTCCTCGCCCCATCAGGAAGGTTGCAGTCCGCAGCGGAACAGTTGA
- a CDS encoding LapA family protein, with product MRYIKVLLLAIVFFLALVFFFQNQGPLSQDMVLTLHLFFIPPMHSIPLPFYFLVIVAFALGALLTLSFLVWDKLNLSARLMKHKWHISSLEREMAQLRKKADMETAKRSFFHRNKEKTDAVQPAPTVARPVSTAEESLAPDPDKQ from the coding sequence ATGCGGTATATCAAGGTTCTCTTGCTGGCCATCGTCTTTTTTCTTGCCCTTGTGTTCTTTTTTCAGAATCAGGGGCCTCTTTCGCAGGACATGGTGTTGACGCTTCACCTTTTCTTTATTCCGCCCATGCATTCCATTCCGCTGCCGTTCTATTTTCTGGTGATTGTAGCTTTCGCCCTGGGCGCGCTGCTCACCCTGAGCTTCCTTGTATGGGACAAGCTGAACCTCTCGGCCCGCCTGATGAAGCACAAATGGCACATCAGCAGCCTTGAACGCGAAATGGCCCAACTGCGCAAAAAGGCCGACATGGAAACTGCAAAGCGGAGCTTTTTTCATCGGAACAAGGAAAAAACCGATGCCGTGCAGCCGGCTCCGACTGTAGCCAGGCCGGTTTCAACCGCGGAAGAATCCCTTGCTCCTGACCCTGACAAGCAATAG
- the mutS gene encoding DNA mismatch repair protein MutS, whose protein sequence is MSEPTFKMTPMFEHYMSIKADYPDALLFYRMGDFYELFFDDAELAARELQITLTSRSRDPNNPIPMCGVPWHAVDTYVAQLVDKGYHIAICDQVEDPKTSKGLVKRAVTSVKTPGTVLDDANLSTKSHNYLGALCPGSDAEKGGFAWLDVSTGQWSGVDFRRQTELWQWVLKMAPRELLVPEGFQPPARTLLEGIRLVRLPLSRFDLKRSTERVLAAQGVREAAALGLEGREEIMRACGALLAYLAQTQMRSPEHLQPFLRLDLSRRLIIDEVTERNLEIFTRLNGRKGKGTLRHVLDETMTPMGGRLLEDMLRHPWREISPIVRIQDAVEWFYVDDGRRTALREALNGVYDMERLSTRISLNQGSPRDFIALRNSLAALPQVFTALIEPTTSLLLRPDQEKDASENTSQENGLTQPRALTELLKTWDAMEDCAQLLQSALVDNPPPVITDGGLFKSGYNAELDRLLDLAEHGEQKLQAMLAEEQSTTGIAKLKLGYNRVFGYYFEVSRAAHSGTVPYHFIRRQSLANAERFTTEALKNLEEELLSASDKRKALEYTLFQDLRQHMADQRERIAHMAQLIAHLDYWQSLAQVGRLNNWCRPGLETDGNLTIREGRHPVVEAMIGRANFVPNDFRLDEKRRLCLLTGPNMAGKSTVLRQVAIICLLAQMGSMVPATSARLGLVDRLFSRVGASDNLAQGQSTFMVEMMETARILRQATKRSLIILDEIGRGTSTYDGVALAWAMVEDLSRRAQGELRTLFATHYHELTALEGRVDGVFTMNIAISEYSGDILFLHKLVPGPADRSYGVEVARLAGVPGPVVQRARAILANLERGRDVARKAVVSAVCLPGIDLPETGPEEDMPVLQAAPPRSEHPVIELLRQIEPEELSPLDALKTLMEWKKLWGAQPGSAEQGESPDKHDEGKNSRG, encoded by the coding sequence ATGTCTGAACCCACTTTCAAGATGACCCCCATGTTTGAACACTACATGAGCATCAAGGCCGACTACCCTGATGCTCTGCTTTTTTATCGCATGGGCGACTTTTATGAGCTTTTCTTTGACGATGCAGAACTTGCGGCGCGTGAACTGCAGATAACCCTCACCAGCCGCAGCAGGGACCCGAACAATCCCATCCCCATGTGCGGTGTTCCCTGGCATGCCGTAGACACGTACGTGGCGCAGCTTGTGGACAAAGGCTATCATATTGCCATCTGCGATCAGGTAGAAGACCCCAAAACCTCAAAGGGACTGGTGAAAAGAGCTGTAACCAGCGTCAAGACTCCCGGAACCGTCCTTGATGACGCCAACCTGAGCACCAAAAGCCATAACTACCTTGGCGCACTCTGCCCCGGAAGCGACGCTGAAAAGGGCGGCTTTGCATGGCTGGACGTTTCCACCGGTCAATGGTCAGGCGTGGATTTCAGACGACAGACAGAGCTATGGCAGTGGGTGCTAAAAATGGCCCCCCGCGAACTTCTTGTGCCTGAAGGTTTCCAACCGCCCGCCCGCACTTTGCTTGAGGGTATACGCCTTGTGCGCCTGCCGCTAAGCCGTTTTGATCTCAAACGCTCTACCGAACGTGTGCTGGCTGCGCAAGGAGTGCGTGAAGCCGCCGCTCTTGGGCTTGAAGGCCGTGAGGAAATCATGCGAGCGTGCGGCGCATTGCTTGCATACCTTGCGCAAACACAAATGCGCAGCCCTGAACACCTGCAGCCCTTCCTGCGCCTGGATTTGAGCCGCAGACTTATTATCGATGAAGTTACAGAACGCAATCTGGAAATTTTCACCCGCCTGAACGGGCGCAAGGGCAAGGGAACCTTGCGCCATGTGCTGGATGAGACCATGACGCCTATGGGCGGCCGCCTGCTGGAAGACATGTTGCGCCACCCCTGGCGGGAAATTTCCCCCATAGTTCGTATCCAGGACGCTGTGGAATGGTTCTATGTCGATGACGGCCGCCGGACCGCACTGCGCGAAGCTCTTAACGGCGTATATGATATGGAACGCCTTTCCACGCGCATCAGCCTCAATCAGGGCAGCCCACGCGACTTTATAGCCCTGCGCAACAGCCTGGCTGCCCTGCCGCAAGTTTTTACAGCTCTTATCGAACCCACAACGTCTCTCTTGCTGCGCCCGGATCAGGAAAAAGACGCCTCAGAAAACACTTCGCAAGAAAACGGCCTTACGCAGCCCCGCGCCCTGACCGAGCTTCTCAAGACCTGGGACGCTATGGAGGACTGCGCACAACTTCTGCAAAGCGCCCTTGTAGACAACCCGCCACCGGTCATTACTGACGGAGGCCTCTTTAAAAGCGGCTATAACGCCGAGCTGGACAGACTGCTGGACCTGGCCGAGCACGGCGAACAAAAACTGCAAGCCATGCTGGCCGAAGAACAGTCAACCACGGGCATTGCCAAGCTCAAGCTGGGCTATAACCGTGTGTTTGGCTACTACTTTGAAGTGTCACGGGCCGCCCACAGCGGTACTGTGCCTTACCACTTCATCCGCCGCCAAAGCCTTGCCAATGCCGAGCGCTTTACCACTGAGGCCCTGAAGAATCTTGAAGAAGAGCTGCTTTCCGCTTCAGACAAACGCAAGGCGCTGGAATATACCCTGTTTCAGGATTTGCGCCAGCATATGGCCGATCAGCGGGAACGTATCGCCCACATGGCTCAGCTGATAGCACATCTGGATTATTGGCAAAGCCTTGCGCAGGTAGGCCGCCTGAACAACTGGTGCAGGCCCGGGCTTGAAACTGACGGCAACCTGACCATCCGCGAAGGGCGACACCCTGTGGTAGAAGCCATGATCGGGCGCGCCAATTTTGTCCCCAATGATTTCAGGCTGGATGAAAAGCGCCGCCTGTGCCTGCTTACCGGTCCCAACATGGCGGGCAAATCCACCGTGTTGCGTCAGGTAGCCATCATATGCCTTCTGGCACAGATGGGGTCAATGGTTCCTGCCACATCTGCCCGCCTTGGCCTTGTGGACAGACTTTTTTCCCGCGTAGGTGCTTCTGACAACCTGGCACAGGGGCAGAGCACCTTTATGGTGGAAATGATGGAGACTGCGCGCATTCTGCGTCAGGCCACAAAGCGCAGCCTCATTATTCTGGATGAAATAGGCCGCGGCACCAGCACCTATGACGGAGTGGCTCTGGCATGGGCCATGGTCGAAGACCTTTCCCGTCGCGCCCAAGGGGAGTTACGCACCCTCTTCGCCACACATTACCATGAACTTACTGCCCTTGAAGGCCGGGTAGATGGCGTTTTTACAATGAACATTGCCATCAGCGAGTACAGCGGTGATATTCTTTTCCTGCACAAGCTCGTTCCCGGCCCTGCTGACAGAAGCTATGGCGTTGAAGTGGCAAGACTGGCTGGCGTACCCGGCCCCGTAGTGCAGCGTGCCAGAGCCATTCTGGCAAATCTTGAACGCGGACGTGATGTAGCGCGAAAAGCGGTTGTTTCGGCCGTATGCCTGCCTGGCATTGACCTGCCTGAGACCGGCCCCGAAGAAGACATGCCTGTTCTGCAGGCGGCTCCTCCACGATCCGAGCATCCCGTGATAGAGTTACTGCGCCAGATCGAACCGGAAGAATTAAGCCCTCTTGATGCCCTTAAAACACTTATGGAATGGAAAAAACTCTGGGGTGCACAACCCGGAAGCGCAGAGCAAGGCGAAAGCCCCGACAAACACGACGAAGGAAAAAACAGCCGTGGCTAA
- a CDS encoding J-domain-containing protein, whose translation MANGNPWSALQFIAERRIEEARSRGAFDNLPGQGRPLELEDMSHVPEDLRMAYKILRNAGYLPPELAERKELNRLVDLLDQCEDEQERVRQMQKLQFMVARTRMRYQRHMCIEQDDPYYDRLLDRICAAGRPKRLCSE comes from the coding sequence GTGGCTAACGGCAACCCATGGTCCGCCCTCCAGTTCATTGCCGAGCGGCGTATCGAGGAGGCGCGGTCCCGAGGGGCCTTTGATAACCTGCCGGGGCAAGGGCGCCCTCTTGAACTTGAAGATATGAGCCATGTGCCGGAAGACTTACGCATGGCCTACAAAATTCTGCGAAATGCCGGTTATCTGCCTCCGGAATTGGCGGAGCGCAAAGAGCTGAACCGGCTGGTTGATCTGCTGGATCAATGTGAAGACGAGCAGGAACGTGTACGGCAGATGCAAAAGCTCCAATTTATGGTTGCACGCACCCGTATGCGCTATCAACGGCACATGTGTATCGAACAGGATGATCCTTATTACGACAGGCTGCTGGACAGGATATGCGCCGCTGGCAGGCCCAAAAGACTGTGTAGCGAATAG
- a CDS encoding Smr/MutS family protein, which produces MKKNIGKPGHTCKIKEICADAAEENGNSSRSEDEDAIFMQAMGQVQPLQGRGRDIAPAPEAGTPPPQGQLSLQDFMEGKLEFALSFTDEYIEGHVVGLDQMIMNKLRAGSLSPEGHLDLHGLNAVQAFEALRGFLRGSWYKGLRTVLVVPGRGRNSPDGIGILREKLQLWLTQEPLKRVVLAFCTAQPHDGGPGSVYVLLRKYRKKGRIYWERLPADSDLY; this is translated from the coding sequence ATGAAAAAAAATATCGGCAAGCCCGGTCATACCTGCAAAATTAAGGAAATTTGCGCAGATGCGGCTGAAGAGAATGGTAATTCCAGCCGAAGCGAAGATGAAGACGCCATTTTTATGCAGGCCATGGGGCAGGTGCAACCCCTTCAAGGCCGTGGCCGCGACATTGCCCCTGCTCCTGAGGCAGGAACTCCGCCACCGCAAGGGCAGCTTAGCTTGCAGGACTTTATGGAGGGCAAACTGGAATTTGCCCTGTCCTTTACGGATGAATACATTGAAGGTCATGTGGTCGGGCTTGACCAGATGATAATGAACAAGCTGCGGGCAGGTTCGCTCAGCCCGGAAGGCCACCTTGATCTGCACGGCCTTAACGCCGTACAGGCCTTTGAAGCACTGCGAGGTTTTTTACGTGGCAGTTGGTATAAAGGATTGCGTACCGTCCTGGTCGTTCCCGGGCGTGGACGCAATTCGCCTGACGGCATCGGCATCTTGCGCGAAAAGCTGCAACTCTGGTTGACCCAGGAACCACTCAAAAGGGTCGTGCTGGCATTCTGCACGGCGCAGCCACATGACGGCGGGCCTGGCAGCGTTTATGTACTACTGCGGAAATATCGCAAAAAAGGGCGTATTTACTGGGAACGATTGCCAGCGGATTCCGACCTGTATTAG
- the secG gene encoding preprotein translocase subunit SecG: MQTLILTLHIIVCVLLVILVLLQSGKEGMGVIFGGGNTSVFGSGGAGGILAKLTTLMAVIFVITSLSYTYVSSSRPSSESTILNVKIEDPVAPKPAPAPIESALPGTTAPAETQSAPAEAPAAPAGQ, encoded by the coding sequence GTGCAGACTCTTATTCTTACGCTACATATCATTGTATGCGTGTTGCTTGTTATCCTTGTACTCCTGCAGTCGGGCAAGGAGGGCATGGGCGTCATATTCGGCGGAGGCAATACTTCTGTTTTCGGCAGCGGCGGCGCTGGCGGCATACTTGCCAAGCTGACCACGCTCATGGCCGTGATATTTGTCATCACTTCGCTGAGCTATACCTATGTGAGCAGCTCGCGCCCCAGCAGCGAATCCACAATTCTTAACGTGAAGATTGAGGATCCCGTTGCGCCGAAACCGGCTCCTGCGCCGATTGAGTCGGCACTTCCCGGCACGACCGCGCCGGCTGAAACCCAGAGTGCTCCTGCCGAGGCTCCGGCAGCGCCTGCGGGACAATAA
- the tpiA gene encoding triose-phosphate isomerase produces the protein MHKIIAANWKMYKDRTQAATTAGELAAVLPEILPAGREVIVFPPFTAIESVARVFDGKKGLAVGGQNFYPAPEGAFTGEISIDMLRDVGAQWVLAGHSERRHVFGESDELVARKAVFALSHGLKTMLCIGEKLEEREQGSLYAVLERQLTAFFEARPDGMAGETLPGRLAIAYEPVWAIGTGKVAGPGEVREAHGVTRALLERFVGDSGKKLPILYGGSVKPDNAGALIALDNVDGLLVGGASLEAQSFLQIIGA, from the coding sequence ATGCACAAGATTATCGCTGCAAACTGGAAGATGTACAAAGACCGTACTCAGGCCGCCACAACCGCTGGCGAGCTTGCGGCCGTTTTGCCCGAAATTTTACCTGCGGGACGCGAAGTTATCGTCTTTCCGCCTTTTACCGCCATTGAGAGCGTAGCTCGTGTATTTGACGGTAAAAAAGGGCTGGCTGTGGGCGGGCAGAATTTTTACCCCGCGCCGGAAGGTGCTTTTACGGGTGAAATCTCTATTGATATGCTGCGTGATGTCGGGGCGCAATGGGTGCTTGCCGGACATTCCGAACGCAGGCATGTCTTTGGCGAGAGTGATGAGCTTGTGGCCCGCAAGGCTGTGTTTGCCCTTAGCCATGGCCTCAAAACCATGCTTTGCATAGGGGAAAAACTTGAAGAGCGTGAACAGGGCAGCCTTTATGCTGTACTTGAGCGGCAGCTGACGGCTTTTTTTGAAGCCAGACCCGACGGTATGGCTGGTGAAACCCTGCCGGGGCGCTTGGCCATCGCCTATGAACCCGTGTGGGCCATAGGTACAGGCAAGGTGGCTGGCCCTGGTGAAGTACGTGAGGCGCACGGCGTTACGCGGGCCTTGCTTGAAAGATTTGTGGGTGATTCCGGCAAAAAACTGCCGATTTTGTATGGCGGCAGCGTAAAACCGGATAATGCCGGAGCACTTATCGCCCTTGACAATGTGGATGGTCTTTTGGTAGGAGGAGCCTCTTTAGAGGCGCAAAGCTTCTTACAAATTATCGGGGCCTGA
- the rimI gene encoding ribosomal protein S18-alanine N-acetyltransferase, whose amino-acid sequence MSIPTGQVWRMLRLDARHAVEMAAIERECFTLPWSEEQCRAAFGQKAFAAFGLGCENDLVGYISIYHTEDELEILNLAVRPHLRRQGHGLRILRTVLRLARKMDMHKILLEVRDSNTPAISLYERCGFKRVGLRRKYYADTGEDALIYQCELNSCQL is encoded by the coding sequence ATGAGTATACCCACGGGGCAAGTGTGGCGCATGTTGCGGCTCGATGCGCGGCATGCGGTGGAAATGGCCGCCATTGAGCGGGAGTGTTTTACTCTGCCCTGGTCTGAAGAGCAATGTCGCGCCGCCTTCGGGCAAAAAGCGTTTGCCGCTTTTGGCCTGGGTTGCGAGAATGACCTTGTGGGCTATATCTCCATCTACCACACCGAAGACGAGCTGGAAATACTCAATCTGGCGGTGCGGCCCCATCTGCGACGACAGGGGCATGGTTTGCGCATCCTGCGTACTGTCTTGCGTCTGGCGCGTAAAATGGATATGCATAAAATTCTGCTTGAAGTACGGGATAGTAATACGCCAGCCATTAGCCTGTACGAACGTTGCGGCTTCAAACGCGTCGGCCTGCGCCGTAAGTATTATGCCGATACGGGGGAAGACGCCCTTATTTATCAGTGTGAGCTGAATTCCTGTCAGCTTTAA